The Pyrenophora tritici-repentis strain M4 chromosome 10, whole genome shotgun sequence genome contains a region encoding:
- a CDS encoding putative btb poz domain containing protein, protein MRTIIPRSIVGIDSSTRIPTPNLPPPYTSGTWAGQSRPTDPSELTATSKLLIGPKSTPFLIHTRLLTAQSSYFRVALTGPFAESTANTITLDDVSVDHFQLVISWLYNGILTAPFKDGKPAYYTLLHVYVLADRFALEGLRNAVLDMMSDLSDRTNSVLTPSDTRILYGGIRDSAPLRRLVLDLFAFKKTDRLLEMHGDWWHAEFLRDLS, encoded by the exons ATGCGCACCATTATACCACGCAGCATCGTCGGCATCGACTCCTCGACTCGCATTCCAACCCCGAATCTCCCGCCGCCTTATACCTCAGGTACATGGGCCGGGCAGTCAAG GCCGACCGATCCATCCGAACTCACCGCTACCAGTAAACTTCTTATCGGACCCAAATCAACACCCTTCCTCATTCACACCAGGCTTTTAACAGCACAATCTTCGTACTTCCGCGTCGCGCTCACAGGGCCCTTTGCTGAATCTACCGCGAACACTATTACGCTCGACGATGTATCAGTCGATCATTTCCAACTCGTCATATCATGGCTCTACAACGGTATTCTGACTGCGCCGTTCAAGGACGGCAAACCAGCATACTACACGCTCCTCCACGTGTACGTCCTCGCAGACCGTTTTGCACTCGAGGGTCTACGCAACGCCGTCCTAGACATGATGAGTGATTTATCAGACCGCACGAATAGCGTTTTAACCCCCTCTGATACACGCATCTTATACGGCGGTATCCGAGACTCTGCGCCACTGCGACGCCTCGTGCTGGACCTTTTTGCGTTTAAGAAGACGGATCGGCTACTGGAGATGCACGGGGATTGGTGGCATGCAGAGTTTCTCCGCGACTTGA GTTGA
- a CDS encoding putative 3 -5 exonuclease protein: MAAPQETPIAPRMAFISTTDDLADMLGTLADLPTSPPSLYIDLEGNSLSRAGTLSLLTLYVCPQNIVYLVDVHGLQTTAFSTPTNESRRQMPLTSELDTVKPQSKLSDCDSGEPQLTNSNLDIEAAQSAPAGLGTAAAPVTLKTILESPTIPKVFFDVRNDSDALFAHYKVALSCIHDLQVMELATRPMTTGNSRQFLCSLSTCIRDNAPLSSTDLAAWTAIKEAGNALFDPKKGGSYSVFETRPLRTEVQDYCVQDVVYMPLLWDIFEHRIQKDRMDEAELAQMAEEYEKDKKKMGFWETMVKEAVVLRISVTWETWYRPNGVHKRKGCWTWGQIREARRRWALGFRHGLCD; the protein is encoded by the coding sequence ATGGCTGCTCCGCAAGAAACTCCAATTGCACCTCGCATGGCCTTCATTTCAACCACTGACGACCTCGCTGACATGCTTGGAACCCTTGCAGACCTACCCACATCACCGCCGAGTCTGTACATCGATCTCGAAGGGAACAGCCTCAGTCGAGCTGGAACACTCTCGCTACTCACGCTCTACGTATGTCCTCAGAATATCGTCTATCTCGTCGACGTACACGGCTTGCAAACAACCGCCTTTTCCACACCTACCAACGAATCTCGCCGCCAGATGCCACTGACCTCAGAGCTGGATACTGTGAAACCGCAGTCCAAGCTTTCCGATTGTGACTCAGGAGAACCACAGCTTACCAACTCAAATCTAGACATCGAAGCAGCACAGTCTGCACCCGCAGGTTTGGGCACTGCGGCAGCACCGGTCACGCTCAAGACCATCCTCGAGTCACCGACCATCCCCAAAGTCTTTTTCGACGTAAGAAACGACTCGGATGCCCTATTCGCCCACTACAAGGTCGCTCTCTCCTGCATCCACGACCTGCAAGTCATGGAGCTCGCCACCCGCCCCATGACAACGGGAAACTCGCGTCAATTTCTCTGCAGCCTCTCCACCTGCATCCGAGACAACGCCCCACTGTCCTCCACCGACCTCGCCGCCTGGACAGCCATAAAAGAGGCGGGAAACGCACTGTTCGACCCAAAGAAGGGCGGCAGCTACTCAGTCTTCGAAACTCGCCCGTTGAGGACAGAGGTACAAGACTACTGCGTTCAGGATGTTGTGTATATGCCGCTTCTGTGGGATATTTTTGAGCATAGGATACAAAAAGATCGTATGGATGAAGCAGAGCTGGCACAGATGGCAGAAGAATACGAGaaagacaagaagaagatgggCTTCTGGGAGACCATGGTGAAAGAGGCGGTGGTGCTTCGGATTAGTGTTACTTGGGAAACTTGGTATCGCCCCAATGGAGTACACAAGAGGAAGGGATGTTGGACTTGGGGACAGATTCGAGAGGCGAGGCGGAGGTGGGCTTTGGGCTTCAGGCACGGACTTTGTGATTAG
- a CDS encoding tricarboxylate transport protein, mitochondrial precursor, translating to MATATGEKKKKPSAMRSILAGASAGAVEISITYPAEFAKTRSQLNRRLPDGKKLPWPPFGKQWYAGCTTLIIGNSLKAGIRFVAFDMYKNMLADAEGKVSGPATVIAGFGAGATESLLAVTPFESIKTQLIDDRKSANPRMRGFLHGSRIIAQEKGIRGFFQGFLPTTARQAANSAVRFSSYTSLKQLAQSYVKPGEKLGAFSTFGLGGLAGIITVYTTMPIDTVKTRMQSIEARSQYKNSFDCVAKIFRDEGLFTFWSGALPRLGRLILSGGIVFTMYEKSMDFMDKLDPQGRYI from the exons ATGGCGACTGCAACCGgagaaaagaaaaagaagcCCAGTGCTATGCGCTCCATCCTAGCGGGTGCGAGTGCTGGCGCTGTGGAAATAT CAATCACATATCCCGCCGAGT TCGCAAAGACACGATCACAACTCAACCGAAGATTACCAGACGGCAAGAAGCTGCCATGGCCACCATTCGGCAAGCAGTGGTATGCCGGGTGCACGACGCTGATAATCGGCAACTCACTGAAGGCTGGAATAA GATTCGTCGCATTCGACATGTACAAGAACATGCTGGCTGATGCTGAAGGAAAGGTCTCGGGCCCAGCGACCGTAATAGCTGGTTTTGGTGCAGGAGCCACAGAATCGCTGCTGGCTGTTACTCCTTTCGAGAGCATCAAGACACAACT CATCGATGACCGCAAGTCTGCAAACCCTCGTATGCGCGGGTTCCTTCACGGTTCAAGAATCATTGCACAAGAAAAGGGTATCCGGGGCTTCTTCCAGGGCTTCCTTCCTACTACAGCACGACAAGCTGCCAACTCAGCCGTCCGTTTCTCAAGTTACACGTCGCTCAAGCAACTCGCACAGTCATACGTCAAGCCGGGCGAGAAGCTCGGCGCTTTCAGCACATTCGGACTTGGAGGCCTGGCAGGCATAATTACTGTCTACACGACCATGCCTATTGATACTGTAAAGACGCGCATGCAGTCGATAGAGGCAAGGAGTCAGTACAAGAACAGCTTTGACTGTGTAGCCAAGATATTCAGGGATGAGGGACTCTTCACCTTTTGGTCGGGTGCTCTCCCTCGACTAGGCCGTCTGATCCTAAGTGGTGGTATTGTGTTTACCATGTATGAAAAGTCGATGGACTTCATGGATAAGCTGGACCCTCAAGGACGATACATATAG
- a CDS encoding MAM33 multi-domain protein, producing MLSLRTLARSAPRSAARLSTKAVRPQSLRPAAVFQPWAAPIPRLTSAFHVSAVRRQDDGVSEELVAKLQSEISMEEGMKEDEDLSANIKDYLENSPFEIEDKPGSQEVVLSRTYNDEKIRITFSTSDLNNNQADDLEDNAIYDDADMDVQSGGANTKGSINQGRTQDGNVRVAPEDRVAPADREELEEDYEDEGQQQGFPARASIRIERPGKGALAIEATAQDGDFLIDDLYYFPSAELADPATAEQDWSRRSLYTGPPFNNLDEDLQILLEKYLEERAINTRLALFIPDYIDHKEQKEYIRWLNNVKDFVA from the exons ATGCTCTCCTTACGAACACTCGCCCGCAGTGCCCCGCGCTCTGCCGCCCGCTTATCCACCAAAGCCGTTCGCCCACAGTCGCTGCGACCGGCGGCAGTGTTCCAGCCATGGGCTGCCCCAATCCCTCGCCTCACATCAGCCTTCCACGTGTCGGCTGTGAGGAGACAGGATGATGGAGTCAGTGAAGAGCTGGTCGCAAAGCTCCAGAGCGAAATCTCCATGGAGGAGGGCATGAAGGAGGACGAGGACCTCTCCGCCAACATCAAGGACTACCTCGAGAACAGCCCTTTTGAG ATTGAAGACAAACCCGGCAGCCAGGAAGTCGTCCTTAGCCGCACTTACAACGACGAGAAGATCCGCATCACCTTTTCCACCTCCGACCTCAACAACAACCAGGCCGACGACCTTGAAGACAACGCCATCTATGACGATGCCGATATGGATGTGCAGTCTGGAGGCGCCAACACCAAGGGTTCCATCAACCAGGGTAGGACTCAGGATGGAAACGTCCGCGTAGCACCCGAGGACCGCGTTGCGCCTGCCGACCGCGAGGAGCTCGAGGAAGACTACGAAGATGAGGGCCAACAGCAGGGTTTCCCCGCACGCGCTAGCATCCGCATTGAGCGTCCCGGAAAGGGCGCTCTGGCCATTGAGGCTACCGCTCAGGACGGTGATTTCCTCATTGACGATCTCTACTACTTCCCCTCTGCTGAGCTTGCCGACCCCGCTACTGCTGAGCAGGACTGGTCAAGACGCTCTCTTTACACC GGCCCTCCCTTCAACAACCTCGATGAGGACCTCCAGATTCTCCTTGAGAAGTACCTCGAGGAGCGTGCCATCAACACCCGTCTTGCGCTCTTCATCCCTGACTACATAGACCACAAGGAACAGAAGGAGTACATTAGGTGGCTCAACA ACGTCAAGGACTTTGTCGCCTAA